A window from Deinococcus sp. Leaf326 encodes these proteins:
- a CDS encoding response regulator — protein MSPEFLSRVLIVEDDDLVRTVHRALIEETPGFQVVSAVGTLAQAQRDLADLSPDLLLVDIYLPDGSGLDWIQGLPRTSAAPDVIMITAANDLPTVQHAVLSGVLDFLIKPFHRARLQTALQRHQERRRPQSLAHLTQQGVDRLLRHDPVAHLPKGIDAATLQKVRETLNRTDEALSAELVGQRIGVSRITAWRYLEYLATVHLIEMDIEYRPTGRPLKLYRRLRAES, from the coding sequence ATGTCGCCGGAGTTTCTCAGCCGGGTCCTGATTGTCGAGGACGACGACCTCGTCCGGACCGTTCACCGCGCCCTGATTGAGGAGACGCCGGGCTTCCAGGTGGTCAGTGCGGTCGGCACCCTCGCCCAGGCGCAGCGTGATCTGGCCGACCTGTCGCCCGATCTGCTCCTCGTCGACATCTATCTGCCCGACGGCAGTGGCCTGGACTGGATCCAGGGCCTGCCCCGCACCTCCGCTGCGCCGGACGTGATCATGATCACGGCGGCCAACGATCTGCCGACCGTCCAGCACGCGGTCCTCAGCGGCGTACTCGATTTTCTGATCAAGCCGTTTCACCGCGCCCGACTTCAGACCGCGTTGCAGCGCCACCAGGAGCGCCGGCGCCCCCAGTCGCTGGCCCACCTGACCCAGCAAGGAGTCGACCGTCTGCTGCGCCACGACCCCGTGGCCCACCTGCCCAAGGGCATTGACGCCGCGACCCTGCAGAAGGTCCGGGAGACGCTGAACCGCACCGACGAAGCTCTGAGCGCGGAACTGGTCGGTCAACGGATCGGCGTGAGCCGGATCACGGCGTGGCGCTACCTGGAATATCTGGCGACCGTTCACCTCATAGAGATGGATATCGAGTACCGCCCTACCGGGCGCCCT
- a CDS encoding ATP-binding protein, producing the protein MRASSPTFQPQQAVQLARAVIPPARWRRWRMWQRFFWTQVLIFTFLTLVLGAVQYTSLTGRTRQEYGDRALMLSRTVATMPTVQTYFTRPEIPLQIDPLLQAISRDIGADFLVVGGRLGMRYAHPFPADLAQKISVSSSTDDVLGGGDPVEVGTRQLKDFIWGKAEVMGPGQTIIGVVSTGFRLPTVQASVQGVMRALLPWYGFSLLFALLSSLIVSRRLRRDLFDLEPDQISGLVSQHHAVLTALEDGVLVLSGQQVTLANQRALDLLRVHEVAALPALPALWPELHALLRAAADQTLVSRPLTLAGHSMLVTRSVLPSQQHLILFRRREEAMRLAEELTQTRQYVNLLRSQTHEFTNRLHTIAGLIQIGRAELALQIVQRESGEAQEISDRVRSIAPPRLAALLVGKFARARELGTELRLDEACGLEDTWPEPVIDALVLALGNLIENAFDAVQGRPEPVVSVLLGEDHEGLQLEVRDTGPGLTPAELERWQTAGFTTKGPGHGQGLTLIRQQLFGLQGQLEYRRMEGETVFIVSIPRPSRGTW; encoded by the coding sequence ATGCGCGCTTCTAGCCCGACGTTCCAGCCGCAGCAGGCTGTTCAGCTGGCGCGCGCGGTGATTCCGCCGGCGCGGTGGCGGCGCTGGCGCATGTGGCAGCGGTTCTTCTGGACCCAGGTGCTGATCTTCACCTTCCTGACCCTGGTTCTGGGCGCCGTGCAGTACACGTCCCTGACCGGCCGTACCCGTCAGGAGTACGGCGACCGCGCCCTGATGCTCTCGCGGACGGTCGCCACCATGCCCACCGTCCAGACCTATTTCACGCGGCCCGAGATTCCGTTGCAGATCGATCCGTTGTTGCAGGCCATCAGCCGGGACATCGGCGCGGATTTCCTGGTGGTGGGAGGAAGGCTGGGGATGCGCTATGCCCATCCCTTTCCCGCCGACCTGGCCCAGAAGATCAGTGTCTCCTCAAGTACGGACGACGTGCTCGGCGGTGGCGATCCGGTCGAGGTCGGCACCCGGCAGCTCAAGGACTTCATCTGGGGCAAGGCGGAGGTCATGGGTCCGGGCCAGACCATCATCGGTGTGGTCTCCACCGGATTTCGCCTGCCCACCGTACAGGCCAGCGTGCAGGGGGTCATGCGCGCCCTGCTGCCGTGGTACGGCTTCAGCCTGCTGTTCGCGCTCCTGAGCAGCCTGATCGTGAGCCGCCGGCTCCGGCGCGACCTGTTCGACCTGGAGCCCGACCAGATTTCCGGTCTGGTCTCGCAGCACCACGCGGTTCTCACGGCCCTGGAGGACGGGGTCCTGGTGCTTTCGGGGCAGCAGGTTACGCTGGCGAACCAGCGGGCGCTGGACCTGCTGCGGGTCCACGAGGTGGCGGCCCTGCCCGCTCTGCCCGCCCTCTGGCCGGAACTGCACGCCCTGCTGCGGGCTGCAGCGGACCAGACGCTGGTCAGCCGTCCTCTGACCCTGGCCGGGCACTCCATGCTCGTCACGCGGTCGGTGCTGCCCAGTCAGCAACACCTGATCCTGTTCCGCCGCCGCGAGGAGGCCATGCGGCTGGCCGAGGAGTTGACCCAGACCCGGCAGTACGTGAATCTGCTGCGGTCCCAGACACACGAATTTACCAACCGGCTGCACACCATCGCGGGCCTCATCCAGATCGGCCGTGCGGAACTGGCCCTGCAGATCGTTCAGCGCGAATCCGGCGAGGCGCAGGAGATCAGCGACCGGGTCCGCAGCATTGCGCCTCCGCGCCTGGCCGCCCTGCTCGTCGGCAAGTTCGCCCGGGCCCGCGAACTGGGGACCGAGCTGCGACTGGACGAGGCCTGTGGTCTGGAAGATACCTGGCCGGAGCCGGTGATCGACGCCCTCGTGCTCGCACTGGGCAACCTGATCGAGAACGCCTTCGACGCCGTGCAGGGCCGGCCGGAGCCGGTCGTCTCCGTCCTCCTCGGAGAGGATCACGAAGGCCTGCAACTCGAAGTGCGCGACACCGGCCCCGGCCTGACCCCGGCTGAGCTGGAGCGCTGGCAGACCGCCGGATTCACGACCAAGGGGCCCGGACACGGCCAGGGACTGACCCTGATCCGGCAACAGCTCTTCGGTCTACAGGGTCAGCTCGAATACCGGCGCATGGAGGGGGAGACGGTCTTCATCGTGAGTATTCCCCGGCCTTCGCGGGGCACCTGGTGA
- a CDS encoding extracellular solute-binding protein codes for MTRLVLFLALLCGAGQAGAAPAPVRVEFWHVFTDAPRREWMQQRAAEFARTHPGTVVVPVPFRNYPETFQALATAARTGKAPALVLISEAGTQLAIDSMLFRPYPRALVQQLGDYWPAVTRYYTVGTQVYGLPFNTSSPVLYANLNLLGRAGKAARPLPDTLEALEHSCEQLGKVRAAARCLTFPVDAWYFEQWAAQQDALWVDGGNGRQRRATQTFLNSAAIERPLSWLKRMNDRGYYVQTGVHEDNAGAVELFLKGKTAFLLTSSSRIGQVMEGGRRAGFSVQVGKMPVPSGSARVGVVVGGSSLWIPRELPTRTAQAAQDFALFLSSTQNLAAWHRLSGYDPLRQSSVDLLKRQGWFRTGEPHTVAFRQLRDTQPTLATQGALFGSFYEVRAVMAACIDRVLAGAEVHKTLDAAKVRADQILQAYNARF; via the coding sequence ATGACACGCCTTGTCCTGTTCCTCGCCCTGCTGTGCGGCGCGGGACAGGCCGGCGCCGCTCCTGCGCCGGTGCGCGTGGAGTTCTGGCACGTGTTCACGGACGCCCCCCGCCGCGAGTGGATGCAGCAACGGGCGGCCGAATTCGCCCGGACGCACCCGGGCACGGTAGTCGTTCCGGTGCCGTTCCGCAATTACCCCGAGACCTTCCAGGCGCTCGCCACCGCCGCCCGCACCGGCAAGGCGCCCGCCCTGGTCCTCATCTCGGAGGCGGGTACTCAGCTCGCCATCGACAGCATGCTCTTCCGGCCCTACCCCCGGGCGCTCGTGCAGCAGCTCGGCGACTACTGGCCGGCCGTCACGCGGTACTACACCGTGGGGACCCAGGTCTACGGCCTGCCTTTCAACACGTCGTCTCCCGTGCTGTACGCCAACCTGAACCTGCTGGGGCGCGCAGGTAAAGCGGCGCGGCCGCTGCCGGACACGCTGGAGGCACTTGAACACAGCTGCGAGCAGCTCGGGAAGGTCCGGGCGGCGGCGCGGTGCCTCACCTTTCCGGTGGACGCCTGGTACTTCGAGCAGTGGGCCGCGCAGCAGGACGCTCTGTGGGTCGACGGGGGCAACGGCCGGCAGCGGCGGGCCACGCAGACCTTCCTGAACAGCGCGGCCATTGAGCGGCCCCTGAGCTGGCTCAAGCGCATGAACGACAGGGGGTACTACGTCCAGACCGGCGTTCACGAGGACAATGCGGGCGCCGTCGAGCTGTTCCTGAAGGGAAAGACTGCTTTTTTGCTGACCTCCTCCTCCCGCATCGGACAGGTCATGGAAGGCGGGCGCAGGGCTGGGTTCTCCGTCCAGGTCGGAAAGATGCCGGTGCCGTCCGGAAGCGCCCGCGTGGGCGTCGTCGTGGGGGGCAGCAGCCTGTGGATTCCGCGCGAACTGCCCACCCGGACGGCGCAGGCCGCGCAGGACTTCGCCCTGTTCCTGAGCAGTACGCAGAATCTGGCGGCCTGGCACAGACTGAGCGGATACGATCCCCTGCGCCAGAGCAGCGTGGACCTGCTGAAGCGGCAGGGCTGGTTCCGGACAGGCGAGCCGCACACGGTCGCGTTCCGGCAACTGCGCGACACCCAGCCCACGCTGGCCACGCAGGGCGCCCTGTTCGGCAGCTTCTACGAGGTCCGGGCGGTGATGGCGGCCTGCATCGACCGTGTTCTGGCGGGGGCGGAGGTCCACAAGACGCTCGATGCCGCCAAGGTCCGCGCCGATCAGATTCTTCAGGCCTACAATGCGCGCTTCTAG
- a CDS encoding ABC transporter substrate-binding protein: MNRTFSLALLLSMTTASAQSSLTFVCGAQADWCQAVANAYKKETGGEAKFLRLSAGESLARLRAEKANPSFDVLFGGTGDVHEAGTREKLLTYYKPKAWNDLYPSLRQQVKNAYVPLYTGALGFAVNDTVLKRRNLPVPADWTDLGDPRYKGLVAMPNPNTSGTAYTMITTLIQIYGEKAAFDLLKKIHNNVPRNGYTRPGSGAAFLAARGEVAIGVTFMHDAVAQNVRGFPVRAVAPKSGTGTEIGGVSLVTGAPNAEAAKQFIDFVLKPETQKLAATVESFQIQSNSKTPVAAAAPNLSKIKLIDYDFAKWGDTATRARLISTWTKEVFPLPRR; encoded by the coding sequence ATGAACCGAACGTTCAGTCTGGCCCTGTTGCTCTCGATGACCACCGCTTCTGCCCAGAGCAGTCTCACTTTCGTCTGCGGCGCCCAGGCCGACTGGTGTCAGGCGGTCGCCAACGCCTACAAGAAGGAGACGGGCGGCGAGGCCAAATTCCTGCGCCTGTCGGCCGGCGAATCGCTCGCGCGGCTCCGGGCGGAAAAGGCCAACCCCAGCTTCGACGTGCTGTTCGGCGGCACGGGCGACGTGCACGAGGCGGGGACCAGGGAAAAACTCCTGACGTACTACAAGCCCAAAGCCTGGAACGACCTGTACCCTTCCCTTCGCCAGCAGGTCAAGAACGCCTACGTTCCCCTCTATACCGGCGCCCTGGGCTTCGCGGTGAACGACACGGTACTCAAGCGCCGCAACCTGCCGGTGCCCGCCGACTGGACCGACCTGGGCGATCCCCGGTACAAGGGCCTGGTCGCCATGCCCAACCCCAACACCTCGGGCACCGCCTACACCATGATCACCACCCTCATCCAGATCTACGGCGAAAAAGCGGCCTTCGATCTGCTGAAAAAGATCCACAACAACGTCCCGCGCAACGGCTACACCCGGCCGGGCAGCGGCGCGGCGTTCCTGGCCGCGCGCGGTGAGGTAGCCATAGGGGTCACGTTCATGCACGACGCCGTGGCCCAGAACGTGCGCGGATTTCCGGTACGCGCCGTCGCTCCAAAATCGGGAACCGGCACCGAGATCGGCGGCGTGAGCCTCGTGACGGGCGCGCCCAACGCCGAGGCGGCCAAGCAGTTCATCGACTTCGTGCTGAAGCCGGAGACGCAGAAGCTCGCGGCGACGGTCGAGTCCTTCCAGATCCAGTCGAACAGCAAGACGCCGGTCGCCGCCGCCGCGCCCAACCTGAGCAAGATCAAGCTCATCGACTACGACTTTGCCAAGTGGGGTGACACCGCGACCCGCGCTCGCCTGATCTCCACATGGACCAAGGAGGTGTTCCCATTACCACGGCGGTAG
- a CDS encoding iron ABC transporter permease, producing the protein MDQGGVPITTAVGPSLNPARGVGGVQWGQLLWPLLGLLAFVFLPWLRPSRAFLAGGDSALQTLGASPVLWIPLLTLAGTLALSFLPRRARAWPTLALGLVGFVVTAFFIVSVNKPADLGAVLTSLALLSITGMALSDTGVIKADRFIASATLWVGLFLILFVMFPLFKVLRNAFGESGFSLEAFRSVLSSPAFFVLENTTTPRSETLLVQVLTGIGGVAGLAWSLWKRYALWPLLRTTVLAALGTAVCAAVLFGFGALRNSLLLSVSVATASTALAFAFALLGTRSTAAFGPYLFLPLGLAGYATGSLLSSTPETQGFGLLFKGLGVLAGLGLAWWMTRRRTTAARLLNVFSLLPIITPPFVIGFSLIFLLGRQGLITKGLFGLDTDALLGPLGVGIAQTLAYTPIAYLVLVGVVRSLNGTLEEAAVTLGASRGQVLRTVIWPLVRPGLANAFLLTVIESLADFGNPFVMGGSFLSTEVYFAVEFNPSEASVYGTVLLALSITAFLVQQAWLGRTNFTTVTGKPLQSTLTPLPPVLERALLLVFMVWVLFVGAVYGSMLFGALVKLWGFNNTFTLEHLRNLSTGSMDVFLNTLKIAFISAVPVLMLSVVIAFLITRQKFFGRGFIELGSLLSFAVPGTVIGIGYVLALNSGFGYMTSTMLILVIAFVFRNMPVGIRSAVANLRQIDPSLEEASTTLRASSVTTLWRVVMPLIRPALISAVVFAFVRSMTAISQIIFLISPDHKVVTSEVLSMVERGQLGDAAALSALLVITLAVVITLMNLAVNRWGTNSRGTS; encoded by the coding sequence ATGGACCAAGGAGGTGTTCCCATTACCACGGCGGTAGGTCCGTCCCTGAACCCGGCGCGCGGGGTGGGCGGCGTCCAGTGGGGGCAACTGCTCTGGCCCCTGCTGGGGCTGCTGGCCTTCGTCTTCCTGCCCTGGCTGCGGCCCAGCCGGGCATTCCTGGCGGGCGGCGACAGCGCGCTCCAGACCCTGGGCGCGTCGCCCGTGCTCTGGATTCCGCTCCTGACCCTGGCGGGCACGCTGGCACTCAGCTTCCTGCCCAGGCGGGCGCGGGCGTGGCCCACCCTCGCGCTCGGCCTGGTCGGCTTCGTGGTCACGGCCTTCTTTATCGTCTCGGTCAACAAGCCCGCCGACCTGGGGGCCGTGCTGACCTCGCTGGCCCTGCTGTCCATCACGGGCATGGCGCTGTCGGATACAGGGGTCATCAAGGCGGACCGCTTCATCGCCAGCGCCACGCTCTGGGTGGGCCTGTTTCTCATCCTGTTCGTGATGTTCCCGCTCTTCAAGGTGTTGCGCAACGCGTTCGGTGAGTCGGGCTTCAGCCTTGAGGCCTTCCGCAGCGTCCTGAGTTCGCCGGCTTTCTTCGTGCTGGAAAACACCACAACCCCCCGCAGCGAGACCCTGCTCGTACAGGTCCTGACGGGCATCGGCGGCGTGGCCGGGCTGGCCTGGTCGCTCTGGAAACGCTACGCCCTGTGGCCCCTGCTGCGCACCACCGTGCTGGCGGCGCTCGGTACCGCCGTGTGCGCGGCCGTCCTGTTCGGCTTCGGGGCGCTGCGTAACAGCCTGCTCCTGTCAGTCAGCGTGGCCACGGCCTCAACCGCCCTGGCCTTCGCGTTCGCGCTCCTGGGTACCCGCAGCACCGCTGCGTTTGGCCCCTACCTGTTCCTGCCGCTGGGGCTGGCCGGGTACGCTACAGGATCACTGCTGTCCAGCACGCCTGAAACCCAGGGATTCGGCCTGTTGTTCAAGGGCCTGGGGGTCCTGGCAGGCCTGGGGCTGGCGTGGTGGATGACCCGCAGACGGACCACGGCTGCCCGGCTCCTGAACGTCTTTTCCCTGCTGCCGATCATCACGCCGCCCTTCGTGATCGGATTTTCGCTCATCTTCCTGCTGGGCCGCCAGGGCCTGATCACCAAGGGCCTGTTCGGTCTCGACACCGACGCCCTGCTGGGGCCGCTCGGCGTGGGCATCGCCCAGACACTCGCCTATACGCCTATCGCCTATCTGGTCCTGGTCGGGGTCGTTCGGAGCCTGAACGGCACGTTGGAAGAAGCAGCCGTGACCCTCGGCGCGAGCCGCGGGCAGGTCCTGCGCACCGTGATCTGGCCGCTGGTCCGCCCCGGCCTCGCCAACGCCTTTTTGCTCACCGTCATCGAGAGCCTCGCCGACTTCGGCAATCCCTTCGTGATGGGCGGCTCGTTTCTGTCCACCGAGGTGTACTTCGCGGTGGAATTCAACCCCAGCGAGGCTTCGGTGTACGGCACGGTCCTGCTGGCCCTGAGCATCACGGCGTTCCTCGTGCAGCAGGCCTGGCTGGGCCGCACCAACTTCACAACGGTGACCGGTAAGCCGCTCCAGAGCACCCTCACCCCGCTGCCCCCGGTGCTCGAACGCGCCCTGCTGCTCGTGTTCATGGTCTGGGTGCTGTTCGTCGGCGCGGTCTACGGCAGCATGCTGTTCGGCGCGCTCGTCAAACTCTGGGGCTTCAACAACACGTTCACGCTGGAGCACCTGCGCAACCTCTCGACCGGCTCGATGGACGTGTTCCTCAACACCCTCAAGATCGCCTTCATCAGCGCAGTTCCCGTCCTGATGCTCAGTGTCGTGATCGCCTTCCTGATCACCCGGCAGAAATTCTTTGGGCGCGGCTTTATCGAACTCGGCTCGCTGCTGTCGTTCGCGGTACCGGGCACCGTCATCGGTATCGGTTACGTTCTGGCGCTCAACAGCGGGTTCGGGTACATGACCAGCACCATGCTGATCCTGGTGATCGCATTCGTGTTCCGCAACATGCCTGTCGGGATTCGCAGCGCGGTCGCCAACCTGCGCCAGATCGACCCCTCGCTGGAGGAGGCGAGCACCACCCTGCGCGCCAGCAGCGTCACGACCCTCTGGCGGGTGGTCATGCCCCTGATCCGCCCGGCGCTGATCTCGGCCGTAGTGTTCGCGTTCGTCCGCTCGATGACGGCCATCTCGCAGATCATCTTCCTGATCTCGCCGGACCACAAGGTCGTGACCAGCGAAGTGCTGAGCATGGTGGAACGTGGCCAGCTCGGGGACGCGGCCGCCCTCTCTGCCCTCCTGGTCATCACGCTGGCGGTGGTCATCACCCTGATGAACCTCGCGGTGAACCGGTGGGGCACCAATTCCAGGGGAACCTCATGA
- a CDS encoding ABC transporter ATP-binding protein — translation MTAILTPPTPRIQNKAAAPVTLQGVTKRYGKNVVVQTANLEIEPGKLVTLLGPSGCGKTTILRMIAGLETVSEGKLFIDGEDVTHLSAAQRDVTMVFQSYALFPHLSVGENVAYGLRITKHPAPLAAAEDALALVGLKGYAQRAPSQLSGGQQQRVALARALVMKPKVLLFDEPLSNLDAKLRRKMRNEIRAIQQDLGITAVYVTHDQAEALAISDVVVVMSAGHIEQLGTPEDLYRRPANAFVADFVGEANLLRGYYDGQTLRFEGVSLPFVQPGAPQGEVRVLVRPESIAFAAQGLSGRVTTGAYLGAVTEYTIDTPAGEVLIAPPSDAQVLANGTAVHLSFRNNGLYILPA, via the coding sequence ATGACGGCAATACTGACTCCGCCCACCCCCCGAATCCAGAACAAGGCGGCGGCGCCCGTCACCCTCCAGGGGGTCACCAAACGCTACGGCAAGAATGTCGTCGTTCAGACCGCGAACCTGGAAATCGAACCCGGCAAGCTCGTGACCCTGCTCGGCCCGTCGGGCTGCGGCAAGACCACCATCCTGCGCATGATCGCGGGCCTGGAAACCGTGAGCGAGGGCAAGCTGTTCATCGACGGCGAGGACGTAACCCACCTGTCGGCCGCGCAGCGCGACGTGACCATGGTCTTCCAGAGCTACGCCCTGTTTCCGCACCTGAGCGTCGGGGAAAACGTCGCCTACGGCCTGCGCATCACCAAGCACCCCGCGCCACTGGCGGCGGCCGAGGACGCCCTGGCCCTGGTGGGCCTGAAGGGCTACGCGCAGCGCGCGCCCAGCCAGCTCTCGGGCGGGCAGCAGCAGCGGGTCGCGCTGGCCCGCGCCCTGGTCATGAAACCCAAGGTGCTGCTCTTCGACGAGCCGCTCTCCAACCTCGACGCCAAGCTCCGGCGCAAGATGCGCAACGAGATCCGCGCCATCCAGCAGGACCTGGGCATCACGGCCGTCTACGTGACCCATGACCAGGCTGAGGCGCTCGCCATCTCCGACGTGGTGGTCGTCATGAGTGCCGGGCACATTGAGCAACTCGGCACCCCCGAGGACCTCTACCGCCGGCCGGCCAACGCCTTCGTCGCCGATTTCGTCGGTGAGGCAAACCTGCTGCGCGGGTACTACGACGGCCAGACCCTGCGCTTCGAGGGCGTGAGCCTGCCGTTCGTGCAACCCGGCGCTCCCCAGGGCGAGGTACGGGTGCTCGTCCGGCCGGAGTCCATCGCCTTTGCGGCTCAGGGCCTGAGCGGCAGGGTCACGACCGGCGCGTACCTGGGAGCGGTCACCGAGTACACCATCGACACACCCGCCGGAGAGGTGCTCATCGCTCCGCCCTCGGACGCCCAGGTTCTCGCCAACGGAACAGCGGTCCACCTGAGCTTCCGCAACAACGGCCTCTACATTCTCCCTGCCTAA
- a CDS encoding cobyrinate a,c-diamide synthase: MPRLVIAAPHSGSGKTTVASLLCLAFRERGLAVQPFKLGPDYLDPTHLTRAAGRQARNLDTFLLPRARVPELFARAAQHADLSIVEGVMGLYDGRDPLSDEHSTADLARLLGARVVLVLDAHGMARTAAAVAAGLRDFGTGTDIAGVILNRVGSPRHAELCAAALAQVGLPTFGYVLRDQTLHLPSRHLGLLSAEQASWAEEDARRAALTLDLDALLAAAGAPALPIPPTVQAVPTRVRLAYAHDEAFHFYYPDALDELRLAGADLVPFSPLRNAGLPPDVAGLLLGGGYPEAHAAELSANVAMRSAIRAFGASGRPVVGECGGLMYLSETLEDASGTVFDMCGVVPYRTRMLPKVTLGYRDASVLADSPLAPAGAALRGHEFHHSVLTHAPTHPAYRWTSTDGRPVLEGYAHGNVLASYLHLHLAADPALARRLMAACAATLPST; this comes from the coding sequence ATGCCCCGACTGGTCATCGCCGCGCCGCATTCGGGCAGTGGTAAGACGACCGTCGCCTCGCTGCTGTGCCTCGCCTTCCGTGAACGTGGGCTGGCGGTGCAGCCCTTCAAGCTCGGCCCCGACTACCTCGACCCCACGCACCTCACGCGGGCGGCGGGGCGTCAGGCGCGCAATCTCGATACCTTCCTGTTACCGCGCGCGCGGGTGCCGGAGCTGTTCGCCCGCGCCGCGCAGCACGCCGACCTCAGCATCGTCGAGGGCGTCATGGGCCTGTATGACGGCCGCGATCCTCTCAGTGACGAACACTCTACCGCTGACCTCGCCCGGCTGCTGGGCGCGCGGGTGGTGCTGGTGCTCGACGCGCATGGTATGGCCCGTACGGCGGCGGCGGTGGCTGCTGGGCTGCGGGATTTCGGGACCGGAACGGACATCGCCGGCGTGATTCTCAACCGCGTGGGGAGTCCCCGCCACGCCGAGCTATGCGCCGCCGCGCTGGCGCAGGTCGGACTGCCCACCTTCGGTTATGTGCTGCGGGACCAGACTCTGCACCTGCCCTCGCGCCACCTGGGTCTGCTGAGCGCCGAGCAAGCGAGCTGGGCCGAGGAAGACGCGCGCCGCGCCGCCCTGACCCTTGACCTGGACGCGCTGTTGGCCGCCGCCGGGGCCCCGGCCCTGCCCATCCCGCCCACGGTGCAGGCTGTACCTACCCGCGTGCGCCTCGCCTACGCGCACGACGAGGCCTTTCACTTCTACTATCCCGACGCGCTCGACGAGCTGCGGCTGGCCGGGGCCGATCTCGTGCCTTTCAGTCCATTGCGGAACGCGGGGCTGCCGCCGGACGTGGCGGGGCTGCTCCTCGGCGGCGGCTACCCCGAGGCCCACGCCGCCGAGCTGAGTGCCAACGTGGCCATGAGGTCGGCCATCCGCGCCTTTGGCGCGTCGGGGCGGCCCGTGGTAGGTGAGTGCGGCGGCCTGATGTACCTGTCGGAGACGCTGGAAGACGCTTCCGGCACCGTGTTCGACATGTGCGGTGTGGTGCCCTACCGCACGCGGATGCTGCCGAAGGTCACGCTGGGTTACCGCGACGCGTCCGTCCTCGCCGATTCACCGCTGGCCCCCGCCGGCGCGGCGCTGCGCGGTCACGAGTTTCACCACTCGGTCCTCACCCACGCGCCCACGCACCCCGCCTACCGCTGGACCAGTACGGACGGGCGACCGGTTCTGGAGGGTTACGCGCACGGCAACGTGCTGGCCAGCTACCTGCACCTGCATCTGGCTGCCGATCCGGCGCTGGCGCGGCGGCTGATGGCGGCGTGCGCGGCGACGCTGCCTTCGACCTAG